One genomic window of Methanobacterium formicicum DSM 3637 includes the following:
- a CDS encoding A24 family peptidase C-terminal domain-containing protein has translation MIIDIPLLTIILAVVACIYASYSDLKRGIIPNKLTFPLIGLGLILNGIYAVMLGEIWYIVVCAVVTGVIFTLGYLFWKLGAWAGGDVKLFTALAALLPFYSLPPYYPALIPYNLFGVQFPLEGIYPFPLTLIINSILSILPFLLIYVFYVVVKTKPHLMGELTAPFIEYKKNIVLTLVITSAVNITLFITQHLNFQIMQLGAQIIIISLILIYLLTLLISKLPNQVKAVVVSMVTVAALFFNLKITLISIVILFISIIIIELVKKLLTSVSREALQDDTPLDELKEGMIPAYNLYQNEDQEVFVDDKSFTDKIKESFKTRDPNILTAAPGKRLIGTLAAGLTTEDIQLLKQLHQNGKITNAFRVKKGVPFAPSILIGLIISLFIGDLAYILQKILIWALY, from the coding sequence ATGATCATAGACATCCCTCTATTAACCATTATATTAGCGGTGGTAGCGTGTATTTATGCCAGTTATTCTGACCTTAAAAGGGGTATTATTCCCAATAAATTAACATTTCCCCTTATTGGTCTGGGATTAATACTTAATGGAATTTATGCAGTTATGCTGGGTGAAATCTGGTACATTGTGGTATGTGCAGTGGTTACTGGAGTAATATTTACCTTAGGCTACCTCTTCTGGAAGCTGGGAGCATGGGCTGGTGGGGATGTTAAACTCTTCACTGCTTTGGCAGCACTTCTCCCATTTTACTCACTTCCACCATATTACCCTGCCTTAATACCCTATAACTTATTTGGAGTGCAATTCCCCCTTGAAGGAATTTACCCCTTCCCATTAACATTGATAATTAACAGTATCCTGTCTATACTCCCATTTCTACTGATTTACGTTTTTTATGTGGTAGTAAAAACCAAACCACACCTCATGGGTGAATTAACAGCCCCATTTATAGAATATAAAAAGAACATTGTCCTAACCCTGGTAATCACATCCGCGGTTAACATAACTCTTTTCATAACCCAGCATTTGAACTTTCAGATAATGCAATTGGGAGCACAGATTATAATTATTTCCTTAATTTTGATTTATCTCTTAACTCTGTTAATATCCAAATTACCCAATCAGGTTAAAGCAGTGGTAGTATCAATGGTTACTGTTGCAGCTCTGTTCTTTAACCTTAAAATTACCCTTATTAGTATTGTTATTTTATTCATCTCCATAATCATAATCGAACTTGTGAAAAAGCTGTTAACATCAGTGAGCAGAGAAGCACTGCAGGATGATACTCCCCTGGATGAACTTAAGGAAGGAATGATACCTGCTTATAACCTGTACCAGAATGAGGACCAGGAGGTATTTGTGGATGATAAGAGTTTCACTGATAAGATTAAAGAATCCTTCAAAACAAGAGACCCAAATATTCTCACTGCAGCCCCGGGTAAACGTTTGATTGGAACTCTGGCAGCAGGATTAACCACAGAAGACATCCAGCTTTTAAAACAACTACACCAGAATGGTAAAATTACCAATGCATTCCGGGTAAAAAAAGGAGTTCCCTTTGCACCTTCAATTTTAATTGGGCTTATCATATCACTTTTCATTGGGGATCTGGCTTATATATTACAGAAAATACTTATCTGGGCCCTCTATTAA
- a CDS encoding RNA-binding domain-containing protein produces MNCKIVAKATVKPTEDLDKVIKALSNIFDYDDIVIAEEMVTVTGNTSCLFPFREFLDKGQINDAARKMILKGWDEESKTINLKLNKQAAFAGRINLVDAADLSPLGEIEVKISTENVEKFANWLCGP; encoded by the coding sequence ATGAATTGCAAAATAGTTGCTAAAGCCACAGTTAAACCCACTGAAGATCTGGATAAAGTAATAAAAGCCCTATCAAATATCTTTGACTATGATGATATTGTAATAGCCGAAGAAATGGTTACAGTCACTGGCAATACATCCTGTCTTTTCCCATTTAGAGAATTCCTGGATAAAGGACAGATCAATGATGCTGCCAGAAAAATGATCCTCAAGGGATGGGACGAAGAATCCAAAACCATTAATTTAAAGTTGAATAAGCAAGCAGCCTTTGCAGGTAGGATCAACCTGGTGGATGCTGCTGATCTTTCACCCCTTGGAGAGATAGAAGTTAAAATCAGCACAGAAAATGTGGAAAAATTTGCCAACTGGCTATGTGGTCCTTAA
- a CDS encoding class III signal peptide-containing protein translates to MENKGQVSAEYLLLLVVILVIMAAVTIPLVASSVNATMDVSTSSDTKNAVQSIANAANLVYANGPGAKRTLSIYMPQTMNLTYDNNTKTINQKLGLSSQNKTISASVDYTVSFTNPTPSKGWHETQITWPTNGTNSPITVVFTT, encoded by the coding sequence ATGGAAAACAAAGGACAGGTTTCTGCAGAGTACTTACTCCTTCTGGTAGTGATTTTAGTTATAATGGCTGCAGTTACCATACCATTAGTAGCTTCATCTGTCAATGCTACTATGGATGTTTCCACCTCATCTGACACGAAAAATGCAGTGCAAAGCATTGCAAATGCTGCTAATTTAGTTTATGCTAATGGACCGGGTGCTAAACGGACGCTTAGTATTTATATGCCCCAAACTATGAATTTAACTTATGATAATAACACTAAGACCATTAATCAAAAACTGGGCCTTTCTTCCCAGAATAAAACCATAAGTGCCAGTGTAGATTACACTGTTAGCTTTACGAATCCCACTCCTAGTAAGGGATGGCATGAAACACAGATAACCTGGCCCACCAATGGAACTAACTCCCCTATAACTGTAGTTTTCACAACTTAA
- a CDS encoding phosphopantothenate/pantothenate synthetase → MHDISPSHPRYRSLLLRDKMAQAYREGILADSALIAHGRGEAFDYIFGEKTNPPAIKAIRAASATLLLAENPVLSVNGNTAVLAAEDMVELASLLPAKVEINLFYRTPPRVVQVERVLKNAGANEVLGKEGDDFLPLKGLEGPRSRAHPEGVYIADVVLVPLEDGDRAEALVALGKKVITIDLNPLSRTAKKSSITIVDNLVRTIPLIINEVKRLRECSRQELEEIVMEFDNDENVSSSLELISEYFKRDEDS, encoded by the coding sequence ATGCATGATATTTCACCCAGCCATCCTCGTTATCGTTCCCTTCTTTTAAGGGATAAAATGGCCCAGGCTTACCGAGAAGGAATCCTGGCTGATAGTGCCCTTATCGCCCATGGTAGGGGTGAGGCATTTGATTATATTTTTGGCGAAAAAACAAATCCCCCTGCAATTAAAGCTATTAGAGCTGCTAGTGCCACTCTTTTACTTGCTGAAAACCCAGTTTTATCAGTTAATGGAAACACTGCAGTTTTAGCGGCAGAAGATATGGTGGAACTGGCCAGTTTGCTACCTGCAAAGGTGGAGATCAATCTATTTTATCGCACACCCCCACGTGTGGTTCAAGTTGAGAGGGTGTTGAAAAATGCAGGTGCAAATGAGGTTCTAGGTAAAGAGGGTGATGATTTCCTGCCCCTTAAGGGGTTGGAGGGACCCAGATCACGGGCGCATCCAGAGGGTGTGTACATTGCAGATGTGGTTCTAGTTCCATTAGAGGATGGTGACCGTGCCGAAGCACTGGTGGCATTGGGTAAAAAGGTTATAACTATTGATCTGAACCCATTATCGCGGACGGCTAAAAAATCATCCATAACCATCGTGGACAATCTAGTCCGGACCATACCACTTATTATTAACGAAGTTAAAAGGCTTAGAGAATGCTCCAGGCAGGAGCTGGAAGAGATAGTTATGGAATTTGATAATGATGAGAATGTGTCTAGTTCACTTGAACTGATATCAGAATATTTTAAAAGAGATGAAGACTCATGA
- a CDS encoding AAA family ATPase — protein sequence MNVIGVTGMPGSGKSVVSRVADSLGMKVVRMGDVIRNEAQKRNEAPGKVAVELRQEYGEFIVAERCVEYIKNFSTSGVGHSNKPQKDKSPVFLIEGIRSPWEVQIFKKNFPNFKVIAIHSAPKTRYIRLKKRMRSDDSAEAKEAQKRDQRELKFGIGEVIASADFMVVNESAKGKLKNTVRGILKNELQNSC from the coding sequence ATGAATGTAATTGGAGTTACAGGAATGCCAGGATCTGGTAAAAGCGTGGTTTCCAGGGTTGCGGATAGTCTGGGAATGAAAGTGGTGAGGATGGGGGATGTTATCCGTAATGAAGCTCAAAAGAGAAACGAAGCCCCAGGAAAAGTGGCAGTGGAACTGCGCCAGGAGTACGGGGAATTTATAGTAGCAGAGCGATGCGTGGAGTATATTAAAAATTTTTCAACCAGTGGAGTGGGACATTCAAATAAACCCCAGAAAGATAAATCGCCAGTATTCCTTATTGAAGGAATTCGCAGCCCCTGGGAAGTGCAAATATTCAAAAAAAATTTCCCAAATTTTAAGGTTATAGCCATACATTCTGCACCAAAAACACGTTATATACGGCTTAAAAAGAGGATGCGATCCGATGATTCTGCTGAGGCTAAAGAAGCCCAAAAAAGAGACCAGAGAGAACTTAAATTTGGTATTGGAGAAGTAATTGCCAGTGCTGATTTTATGGTGGTTAATGAGAGTGCTAAAGGTAAACTGAAAAACACAGTGCGGGGGATCCTGAAAAATGAATTGCAAAATAGTTGCTAA
- the pyrG gene encoding glutamine hydrolyzing CTP synthase, with the protein MVCLSRYIVVTGGVVSSIGKGITAASIGRILRSYGVDVTAIKIDPYLNWDSGTLNPYQHGEVFVTEDGMETDLDLGHYERFLDVNLSGKSNITTGKVYSSVIDHERKGDYLGSCVQIIPHITNKIKDMVRKIARESQAEVVLVEVGGTVGDIESQPFLEALRQLRNEEGHDNVMFVHVTYVPYLKAAGEFKTKPTQHSTKELRSTGIIPDMIICRSELPIDQALKNKIAHFCDVEPKAVISTPDVESIYEVPLIINQEKVGEYILNRIKIDACDQDLNEWEHVVESLKQDSYQVSIGIIGKYVELEDAYMSIRESLKHAAAHLGIKVNIEWIQAEDTIDEEKISHLDSLLIPGGFGERGISGKLDAVQYSLQNKVPLFGICLGMQCMVIEFARQKGFEGAHSTEFNKETSYPVIDLMEEQKKIKNMGGTMRLGSYPCKVKEGTMAHEAYGQDEVSERHRHRFELNNDYRDVLKEKGLIISGTSPDDFLVEMIELKDHPWFLGCQFHPEFKSRPNKAHPIFVSFLRATLENHKQKSGK; encoded by the coding sequence ATGGTTTGTCTGTCTAGATATATAGTGGTTACTGGTGGTGTGGTAAGTTCAATTGGAAAGGGAATAACAGCAGCTTCGATTGGTAGAATTTTAAGGTCTTATGGTGTTGATGTAACTGCCATCAAGATTGACCCTTATCTTAACTGGGATTCAGGAACATTAAACCCCTACCAGCATGGTGAAGTCTTCGTTACTGAGGATGGTATGGAAACTGACCTGGATCTTGGCCACTACGAGCGTTTTCTGGATGTTAACCTCTCAGGAAAATCCAACATCACCACGGGTAAAGTTTACTCTTCAGTAATTGATCATGAACGCAAGGGAGACTACCTGGGTTCATGTGTGCAGATCATACCCCATATCACCAACAAGATCAAGGACATGGTGCGTAAGATTGCTCGTGAAAGCCAGGCTGAAGTGGTTTTGGTAGAAGTAGGGGGAACTGTGGGGGATATTGAAAGTCAACCATTTTTAGAAGCCCTTAGACAACTTAGAAATGAGGAAGGTCATGACAATGTTATGTTTGTACACGTAACCTACGTACCCTACCTGAAAGCTGCAGGTGAATTTAAGACCAAACCTACCCAGCACAGTACCAAGGAACTCAGGAGTACTGGTATCATTCCAGATATGATAATCTGCCGTTCAGAGTTACCTATTGATCAGGCTCTTAAAAACAAAATTGCACATTTTTGTGATGTAGAACCTAAAGCAGTAATCAGCACTCCTGATGTTGAATCAATTTATGAGGTTCCACTGATCATCAACCAGGAAAAAGTCGGGGAATACATCTTAAATCGGATAAAAATTGATGCATGTGACCAGGACCTGAATGAATGGGAACATGTGGTTGAATCACTAAAACAGGATTCATATCAGGTAAGTATTGGAATAATTGGTAAGTACGTGGAACTGGAAGATGCTTATATGAGCATCAGGGAGTCATTAAAACACGCTGCAGCTCATCTTGGAATAAAAGTCAACATTGAATGGATACAGGCTGAAGATACCATTGACGAAGAGAAAATAAGCCATCTTGATTCTCTTTTAATACCCGGCGGTTTTGGTGAGCGGGGAATATCCGGGAAACTGGATGCAGTGCAATATTCTCTCCAGAATAAGGTTCCACTTTTCGGAATCTGTCTGGGAATGCAGTGCATGGTTATAGAATTCGCCCGCCAGAAGGGTTTTGAAGGAGCACACAGCACTGAATTTAATAAGGAAACCTCTTATCCGGTTATTGACCTCATGGAAGAGCAGAAAAAAATAAAAAATATGGGCGGGACCATGAGGTTGGGTTCTTACCCTTGCAAAGTTAAAGAGGGAACCATGGCCCATGAAGCCTATGGTCAGGATGAGGTCAGTGAACGACATCGTCACCGTTTTGAATTAAACAATGATTACAGGGACGTTCTTAAAGAGAAAGGGTTGATTATTTCCGGAACATCACCCGATGATTTCCTGGTGGAAATGATAGAGTTGAAAGATCATCCCTGGTTTTTAGGTTGCCAGTTCCACCCTGAATTCAAATCCCGACCCAACAAAGCCCATCCTATCTTTGTATCATTTTTAAGGGCAACTCTGGAAAACCATAAGCAAAAATCAGGAAAATAA
- a CDS encoding type 1 glutamine amidotransferase encodes MELKIYHMYPDLLNLYGDLGNVTCLRQRCQWRGIDVEVVGFSMNHEVPLDEGDLFFIGGGSDRGQNIVYSHLLKYTRMMGDLIEDGAPVLAICGGYQLLGEKYIDADGNDVPGLGIFDYHTRSEEGRLIGNIIIENSLGLNPETLVGFENHGGRTYHDHQALGKVKVGYGNNGQDSEEGMVYQNCIGTYLHGPLLPKNPHLADYLILKALERKYGLKELSSLDDQPEYAAHEKVLKLYSP; translated from the coding sequence ATGGAACTGAAAATATATCATATGTATCCGGATCTTCTGAATCTTTACGGTGATCTGGGTAATGTAACCTGCCTACGTCAGCGCTGCCAGTGGAGGGGTATTGATGTAGAGGTGGTGGGTTTCAGCATGAATCACGAAGTACCCTTGGACGAAGGTGATCTGTTCTTTATTGGAGGTGGATCTGATCGTGGACAGAACATTGTTTACTCCCACCTTTTAAAATACACACGTATGATGGGAGATCTGATTGAAGATGGTGCCCCGGTACTGGCTATATGCGGGGGGTATCAACTTTTAGGTGAAAAGTACATTGATGCAGATGGAAATGATGTTCCTGGTCTGGGAATATTTGATTACCATACCCGTAGTGAGGAAGGACGGCTCATTGGGAATATAATCATTGAAAATAGTTTAGGCCTTAATCCAGAGACACTAGTGGGCTTTGAAAATCATGGGGGTCGTACCTACCATGACCACCAGGCACTGGGAAAAGTAAAAGTAGGTTACGGTAACAATGGCCAGGACAGTGAAGAGGGTATGGTTTACCAGAACTGCATCGGAACATACCTCCACGGCCCATTACTACCTAAAAATCCACACTTGGCTGATTACCTAATTTTAAAGGCGTTAGAAAGGAAATATGGCTTGAAAGAGTTATCATCCCTTGATGATCAACCGGAATACGCAGCTCATGAAAAAGTACTGAAATTGTACTCCCCCTGA
- a CDS encoding DUF2101 family protein, with amino-acid sequence MFNKLGDIILRFFSLLGAVILAIPKIPQKLSNINRDRVKEKIDTENIKENVSKVKENLGIDEKTSKINSNETPSSKQTTYSNAHNTGKTSEKSDVILISTPFTSKEKEDTIFRLQLLSAGFLIISVLYLFNFFSLILYGILGILIAGYIIYILFNRVKVMYGPEFPAYRDFFLMYLVVGIILVLAGTNSNLVMAFSFSFFPSLTIFIFAIVAVALVYLIFRIRYHRDFTYGVVIETGERMAYVKVEYDIRSNVKPDIYVVENGYGAVDGDTVKLKTEQKILSNSGNKPVSVMETVNKI; translated from the coding sequence ATGTTCAATAAATTAGGAGACATAATATTACGATTTTTCTCACTTCTGGGGGCAGTGATACTCGCAATACCGAAAATTCCCCAAAAACTCAGTAACATCAACAGGGACCGCGTGAAAGAAAAGATAGACACTGAAAACATTAAAGAAAACGTTTCAAAAGTTAAGGAAAACTTGGGAATTGATGAAAAAACCTCAAAGATCAACTCTAATGAAACCCCCTCTTCAAAACAAACAACATACTCAAATGCCCATAATACTGGAAAAACCAGCGAAAAATCTGATGTTATTCTTATATCCACTCCCTTCACATCCAAGGAGAAGGAAGATACTATCTTTCGTCTTCAATTGTTATCAGCAGGATTCCTTATTATATCTGTTTTATACCTTTTTAATTTCTTTTCTTTGATTCTTTATGGAATCCTTGGGATTTTAATAGCAGGTTACATCATTTATATCTTATTTAACCGGGTTAAAGTCATGTATGGTCCGGAATTCCCTGCTTATCGGGATTTTTTCTTGATGTACCTGGTGGTGGGTATTATCCTGGTACTGGCCGGTACCAATAGCAATCTGGTCATGGCATTTTCCTTCAGTTTTTTCCCGTCACTGACCATATTCATATTTGCAATTGTGGCAGTGGCACTTGTCTATCTAATTTTCAGGATACGTTACCATCGAGACTTCACTTATGGAGTTGTGATTGAAACCGGTGAAAGGATGGCATATGTAAAGGTAGAATATGATATTCGTTCCAATGTCAAACCAGACATATATGTGGTTGAAAACGGTTACGGTGCAGTAGATGGTGATACAGTAAAATTAAAGACAGAACAGAAGATTCTCAGTAACAGTGGTAATAAACCAGTAAGTGTGATGGAAACTGTTAACAAGATTTAG
- a CDS encoding cofactor-independent phosphoglycerate mutase, with translation MKYVVVIGDGMVDKPLKELDGETPLQRAKTPNMDFIAKNGSCGMLKTVPQGMEPGSDVANLSIMGYDPKKYYTGRGPLEAASIGAGLEKNDVAFRCNLITNENGILADFNASHITTTEASQLIETLNQSFSRYGKFYLGTSYRHLFVYNDRNASLLKSTPPHDVVGEPIQEHLLKGNNDTLKHLADDLNQLMYKSSDILEKQSLNEKRVESGKNPANMIWLWGQGPKPQLPPFKEEYNLKGATITGVDLIKGIGTYLGLTNIHVPGATGYYDTDYCGKAEYALKALEDHDLVFIHVEAPDEAGHAGDIQEKIKAIERIDRRILRKLREKLPAIDDYALAVLPDHPTPIDIRTHTSDPIPYAVYTPGCEADKTEAYSEVSVLNSFKNNSNEIMEGYKFLKFFIEYGKCAKKS, from the coding sequence ATGAAGTATGTTGTTGTTATTGGGGATGGAATGGTTGACAAGCCATTAAAAGAGCTGGATGGAGAAACACCCCTACAAAGAGCCAAAACCCCCAATATGGATTTTATAGCAAAAAATGGGTCCTGTGGAATGCTGAAAACTGTCCCTCAGGGGATGGAACCCGGATCAGATGTGGCCAATCTATCCATAATGGGTTATGATCCTAAAAAATATTACACCGGCCGTGGCCCACTGGAAGCCGCCAGTATCGGAGCTGGGCTTGAAAAGAATGATGTGGCATTCCGTTGTAATTTAATAACTAACGAAAATGGCATTTTAGCTGATTTCAATGCTAGTCATATCACCACTACTGAAGCATCCCAGCTCATTGAGACTTTAAATCAGTCATTTTCACGTTACGGGAAATTCTATCTGGGAACTAGTTACCGCCACCTATTCGTTTATAATGATAGGAATGCATCTTTACTCAAATCAACTCCTCCACATGATGTTGTAGGAGAACCAATTCAGGAACATCTTTTAAAAGGAAATAATGACACATTAAAGCACCTAGCTGATGACCTGAATCAGCTGATGTATAAATCTTCGGATATTCTGGAAAAGCAATCCCTAAATGAGAAAAGGGTTGAATCTGGTAAAAATCCAGCTAACATGATCTGGTTATGGGGACAAGGACCCAAACCCCAATTACCTCCTTTCAAAGAAGAATACAACCTTAAAGGTGCAACCATTACAGGAGTAGACCTAATCAAAGGAATTGGAACTTACCTGGGATTAACCAATATTCATGTTCCTGGGGCAACTGGCTATTATGACACTGATTACTGTGGTAAGGCTGAATATGCCTTGAAAGCCCTGGAAGACCATGATCTGGTATTTATTCATGTGGAAGCTCCTGACGAAGCAGGGCATGCTGGAGATATCCAAGAGAAAATAAAAGCCATAGAACGCATTGACCGACGCATACTGAGAAAGTTAAGAGAAAAACTCCCAGCAATAGATGATTATGCTCTGGCTGTGTTACCGGACCACCCTACACCGATAGATATTAGAACTCATACTTCAGATCCAATTCCATATGCCGTGTACACCCCAGGTTGCGAAGCAGATAAAACAGAAGCATATAGTGAAGTTTCTGTTTTAAATAGCTTTAAAAATAATTCTAATGAAATCATGGAAGGTTATAAGTTTCTTAAATTTTTCATAGAATATGGAAAATGTGCTAAAAAATCTTGA
- a CDS encoding Mur ligase family protein, with amino-acid sequence MGFKISYSKFRYYSAVTAGKIVSFVLRKILKSSASAAPGKVAMTIYPDILRVVNDRCQKKIIITGTNGKTTTNNLLTHILTREYPSVLSNLRGANMPQGLVSAFLHDRKKEYDWGVFEVDEGSFERVTEHLKPDYVLVTNFFRDQLDRYGEIEKAFQDILESLESLDTTLILNADDPLVSNFRKLHKRNIYYGVTQNQYSSCQQGIVESRFCPACSSYLDYDYYNYGQLGGYQCPDCGFSNPDYDYQITEINYQDHQYHYQFKNKNQNMQDITFAYEGIYNAYNCCAALSTALEVGLPLDKVAHSIEEFEYHLGRMENFQFPGKIVKIALVKNPIGLSETISSIFLDEREKSMLFVLNDNPADGKDVSWIWDAEVEKMNNIKNINHIYCSGRRAEDIALRLKYAGVPVELVEVDDKMDNAIEKLLNEDVEIAYLLPTYTAVFQARELVLARLEGSGKKMSHIREYLKNLKFPGR; translated from the coding sequence GTGGGATTTAAAATAAGTTATTCAAAATTCCGGTACTATTCTGCAGTGACTGCGGGTAAAATAGTGTCTTTCGTTCTCAGAAAAATTCTCAAAAGCAGTGCTAGTGCAGCGCCTGGTAAAGTGGCCATGACCATTTATCCAGATATTCTGAGAGTGGTAAATGACCGCTGCCAGAAGAAGATCATTATCACTGGTACCAATGGTAAAACCACCACCAATAACCTTCTCACCCATATTTTAACCAGGGAATATCCTTCAGTTCTCTCTAACTTAAGGGGGGCTAACATGCCACAGGGACTGGTAAGTGCCTTTTTGCATGACCGGAAAAAAGAGTATGATTGGGGAGTTTTCGAAGTGGACGAAGGTTCATTTGAAAGGGTTACTGAACATCTTAAACCAGACTACGTTCTGGTGACCAATTTCTTCCGGGACCAGCTGGATCGCTATGGTGAGATCGAAAAAGCATTTCAGGACATCCTGGAATCTCTGGAATCATTGGATACAACTTTAATCCTTAACGCAGATGACCCTCTGGTTTCAAACTTCCGTAAACTCCATAAAAGGAATATTTACTACGGGGTGACCCAAAACCAGTACAGCAGCTGCCAGCAGGGAATTGTTGAATCAAGATTCTGTCCCGCTTGCAGTAGCTATCTAGACTATGATTATTATAATTATGGACAATTAGGTGGTTACCAGTGCCCTGATTGTGGTTTTTCCAATCCTGATTATGATTATCAGATTACGGAGATAAATTACCAGGATCATCAGTACCATTACCAGTTTAAGAATAAGAATCAAAACATGCAGGATATAACCTTTGCCTACGAGGGAATATACAATGCATATAACTGTTGTGCGGCATTATCTACTGCCCTGGAAGTAGGTCTTCCTCTCGATAAAGTTGCTCATTCCATTGAAGAATTTGAGTATCATCTGGGCCGGATGGAAAATTTCCAGTTCCCAGGGAAAATTGTTAAAATAGCACTGGTTAAAAACCCCATTGGACTCAGTGAAACCATAAGCAGCATTTTTCTGGATGAACGAGAAAAATCCATGTTATTTGTGCTTAACGACAACCCAGCTGATGGTAAGGATGTTTCTTGGATATGGGATGCTGAAGTAGAAAAAATGAATAATATAAAAAACATCAACCACATCTACTGTTCAGGTCGCCGGGCTGAAGATATTGCACTCAGACTCAAATACGCTGGAGTACCAGTTGAACTGGTAGAAGTGGATGATAAAATGGATAATGCCATAGAAAAACTTCTAAATGAAGATGTGGAAATAGCTTATCTCTTACCAACTTATACCGCCGTGTTCCAGGCCCGTGAACTGGTACTGGCACGTTTAGAAGGTTCAGGTAAGAAAATGTCACACATTCGTGAGTATCTGAAAAATTTGAAGTTTCCAGGGCGTTAA
- a CDS encoding TIGR00289 family protein, which translates to MKAAVLFSGGKDSTMAVYKAMEDGWNVEYLLSMHSENPYSYMFHVPNIHLAVLLSQAMGIPLIQAKTPGMKEEELDDLRNALKDLKNRGVEAVFTGAIHSQYQKSRIDGLCQELGLESIAPLWHREPLDYMQEVVELGFEVIITSVSAEGLDESWLGRTVDEELLEELKVLHDKYGLHMAFEGGEAETLVLNGPIFTKRLHILDSEKIWDVDSGHLVIKDAELTEKD; encoded by the coding sequence ATGAAAGCAGCAGTACTTTTTTCAGGCGGTAAAGACAGTACCATGGCGGTTTACAAAGCCATGGAAGATGGTTGGAATGTGGAATATCTACTTTCCATGCATTCTGAGAATCCTTACTCTTACATGTTCCATGTTCCTAACATCCACCTGGCGGTTTTACTATCTCAAGCCATGGGAATACCACTTATTCAGGCTAAAACTCCAGGCATGAAGGAAGAAGAATTAGATGATCTTAGAAATGCCCTTAAAGACCTTAAAAATAGGGGTGTTGAGGCAGTATTTACCGGGGCAATACATTCCCAGTACCAGAAATCACGTATTGATGGGCTCTGCCAGGAGTTAGGCTTGGAATCTATAGCACCATTATGGCACCGAGAGCCTCTGGATTATATGCAAGAGGTTGTTGAGTTGGGATTTGAAGTAATCATCACCAGTGTATCTGCTGAAGGTCTGGATGAATCATGGCTGGGTAGAACTGTTGATGAAGAGTTACTGGAAGAGTTGAAGGTACTCCATGATAAATATGGTTTACACATGGCATTTGAAGGTGGGGAAGCAGAAACCCTGGTACTTAACGGCCCCATTTTCACTAAAAGACTCCATATTCTGGACTCAGAAAAGATATGGGATGTTGATAGCGGCCATCTGGTGATTAAGGATGCAGAATTAACGGAAAAAGATTGA